In Carya illinoinensis cultivar Pawnee chromosome 6, C.illinoinensisPawnee_v1, whole genome shotgun sequence, a single genomic region encodes these proteins:
- the LOC122313600 gene encoding BTB/POZ domain-containing protein At1g67900-like, with protein sequence MKFMKLGSRPDTFYTTEAVRSVSSEVSSDLIIQVNGSKYLLHKFPVLSKCLRLQRLCSESPESSQNQIFQLPDFPGGVEAFELCAKFCYGITITLSAYNIVSARCAAEYLQMTEDVEKGNLIYKLEVFFNSCILHGWKDSIVTLQSAKAFYLWSEDLAITSRCIEAIASKVLSHPSKVSLSHSYSRRGRDDISCNGAESQRYKPETMGWWAEDIAELGIDLYWRTMIAIKSCGKVPSNLLGDALRIYASKWLPNISRDGFVNKEAASDSDSDSIVGVTSKHKLILESIVSLLPAEKGAASSGFLLKLLKAANILNASSSLKMELARRVGLQLDEARVSDLLIPSLSYSNDTLYDVDIVMTILEQFKLQGQSPPTSPPRSKLKIERRRSRSAENIEFEFQESRRSSSASHSSKLKVAKLVDGYLQEIARDVSLPLSKFIAISEAIPHFARLDHDDLYRAIDIYLKAHPDLNKSDRKRLCRILDCKKLSMEACMHAAQNELLPLRVIVQVLFFEQARAAMTGGKVTELPSNIKALLATQGIDPSRPPAPLSTTTTILAEDQWSVSGLKSPKSSMSTLRMKLAEDDDLDDHDISRHARLKTPSALPNRPKRMFSKLWSINKSASEKN encoded by the exons ATGAAGTTTATGAAACTCGGATCTCGTCCAGATACTTTCTATACTACTGAGGCTGTAAG GTCAGTCTCCTCTGAAGTCTCTAGTGATCTTATAATTCAGGTGAATGGAAGCAAATACTTGCTTCACAAG TTTCCTGTTTTGTCCAAGTGTTTGCGCCTGCAGAGGCTGTGCTCTGAATCTCCCGAATCCTCACAAAATCAAATATTCCAACTTCCCGATTTCCCTGGTGGCGTTGAAGCATTTGAATTATGTGCAAAGTTTTGCTATGGTATTACAATTACACTCAGTGCCTACAACATTGTATCTGCTCGGTGTGCCGCTGAGTATCTGCAGATGACAGAGGATGTTGAGAAGGGGAACCTAATATACAAGCTGGAAGTTTTCTTCAATTCCTGCATTCTTCACGGGTGGAAGGATTCCATTGTGACATTACAAAGCGCCAAAGCCTTTTATTTGTGGTCAGAAGACCTTGCAATAACAAGCAGATGCATTGAAGCAATTGCTTCAAAAGTCTTAAGTCACCCCTCAAAGGTTAGTTTGTCACATAGCTATTCCCGGCGGGGGAGGGACGATATATCATGCAACGGTGCAGAGAGTCAGAGATATAAACCAGAAACGATGGGTTGGTGGGCAGAAGATATAGCAGAATTGGGCATAGACCTTTATTGGAGAACCATGATAGCAATTAAATCTTGTGGAAAGGTACCGTCTAATCTTCTGGGAGATGCATTGAGAATCTATGCCTCCAAATGGCTGCCCAACATATCAAGGGATGGATTTGTGAATAAGGAAGCAGCATCAGACTCTGATTCAGACTCAATTGTTGGGGTAACATCAAAGCATAAGCTGATCTTGGAATCAATAGTAAGCTTACTCCCAGCAGAAAAGGGTGCTGCTTCTTCTGGTTTCCTACTTAAACTCTTGAAGGCAGCCAACATCCTaaatgcttcttcttctttaaagaTGGAATTGGCCAGAAGAGTGGGTCTTCAGTTAGATGAAGCAAGAGTCAGTGATCTGTTAATACCCTCTCTATCATATTCGAATGACACACTATATGATGTAGACATAGTCATGACCATATTGGAGCAGTTCAAGTTACAAGGACAGAGCCCCCCAACTAGTCCTCCAAGATCAAAGCTGAAAATTGAAAGGAGAAGGTCTCGGTCTgcagaaaatattgaatttgagTTCCAGGAGAGTAGGAGGTCCTCTTCAGCTTCTCATAGCTCAAAACTGAAGGTGGCAAAGCTTGTAGATGGGTATCTTCAAGAGATTGCTCGGGATGTGAGTTTGCCTTTATCAAAGTTTATTGCAATATCTGAAGCCATTCCCCACTTTGCAAGGCTGGACCATGATGATCTCTACAGAGCAATTGACATTTATCTCAAG GCTCATCCAGATCTCAACAAGAGCGACAGGAAAAGGTTGTGTCGAATCCTAGACTGCAAAAAGCTATCAATGGAGGCGTGCATGCACGCTGCACAAAATGAGTTACTCCCCTTGAGAGTGATAGTGCAAGTTCTTTTCTTTGAGCAAGCGCGGGCCGCCATGACTGGTGGTAAAGTGACTGAGCTGCCTAGCAATATTAAGGCACTCTTGGCCACACAAGGAATTGATCCATCAAGGCCTCCAGCACCATTAAGTACCACTACCACCATTCTAGCTGAGGACCAGTGGAGCGTCTCTGGCCTTAAATCACCAAAGTCAAGCATGTCAACTTTAAGGATGAAGCTGGCCGAGGATGATGACTTGGATGACCATGACATTAGCAGACATGCTAGGCTTAAGACTCCCTCTGCTCTTCCTAACAGACCCAAAAGGATGTTCAGTAAGTTGTGGTCCATCAACAAAAGTGCCAGTGAAAAGAACTGA